Genomic DNA from Paramisgurnus dabryanus chromosome 11, PD_genome_1.1, whole genome shotgun sequence:
tatatatatatatatatttttttttttgggccatttttgcctttattagaTAGACAGTGATTAAGGAGACAACAGGAAAGTATAGGGTGGAaagaggggtatgggattggcaaagggattcgggattcgaactcgggagcactgtccactacaccatcggctccgacaaCTGCTACTAATagttaatacatttttgatatatttacagtagggaattaaaaaaaatatcttcatggagcatgctctttacttaatatcctaatgatttttggcataaaatcaataatttgaccatagactgtaaaaaaatatggatgtgtccgtgacgtcacccatatgtttgtgaagagcttttttgaagcttaaaggacaagttcggtattttagacttaaagccctgttttcagattgtttatggtgaaatagaatggttttgactgaaatttcgacattttcggctgccctgagaattttcgcgtgtttttgttccagctcagacctctacaatgggtttaatggtgcactggaacaatccttcctaaaatgcattaaactttcgtttacaaagacgtgaaactcaccgagtggtcaggaatgttcactgatatgctcacacaaaaatcgctacaaaagatgctttccaacagctgttttagcattcgttgttaacttgtggacctatttttccaaacgcctcacacccgtacattcttccacTTAGAGCTTGAAttataaacactccagcccatgtggtggcgctaatccgcctttgccaattgcaagaatagaaacaaagttcccggcgcggagtaataccgtacatcacagcacaactaatacaagtcaatggagttggtaaaaactacgataaaacctgttggaatgcgtcttttgcagcgatttttgtgtgagcataccagtgaacacccctgaccactcggtgagtttcacgtctttgtaaacgaaagtttaatggattttaggaaggattgttccagtgcaccattaaacccattgtagaggtctgagctgaaacacaaacacgcaaaaattctcagggcagccgaaaatgtcgaaatttcagtcaaaaccattctatttcatcataaacaatctgaaaacagggctttaagtctaaaatactgaacttgtcctttaaagtaggcggtgcctgccgtcgccatcttggccctGCGTTACCGCGCATCACTCGcagataaccgaaaatgggtaaagaggcgggacgtgggtgaagctgaggtggctggttgctgaaaccacacctgTCTAGCTCGATTCTActcatagatatgtacactagatgtcaccttggctacggcagttcattggaacgaatgcgtcaaatagagccgccatcttgaaacaggggagccCTGCATCAGCGTCATTGGCGTAACgaaaataaaatcaccataaattgTCATGAATGCGACTTTCTAGGTTTCTTTTGGTTCGTTCCAACAgtcaaacatgtatttagcattgagtccagaaaaaaatttaagttttgataatatgaaaatctactttttctattaagcctaacatccatacgcagcataaaagtccggcatcgtccatgaattcaaagtacaggcggagatagcagcGTTATCCGGCTACTTatatgacaagacccctgtttcaagatggcggcggttttgacgcatgcttagaaccccaaggcgacatctagtgtatatatagCTATGGATTCTAGTGACAAACAGCACTGACAGTTCACCTGCCACTCAAGTGGCCACCCCTTATTTATGCCGaactttaaagcttaaaataaTTTACACGCATGAGTTAAAAAATATTCACCCGCCCACATTTGTCATGAAAGGCAAAATttgctatatagaccaaaaacactttttggaccaggctgtaaacatattattttctactgtataaagtgggcattttaacatggaggtctatgggaattgactcccttttggagcctctagtggccagtcgatgaattgcagttgaagtcacttctgtattggcttcatcagagagatcggaatgTTGACCCATACTGATCATCAGACCCATACTGTTTTGTTGTCCAGAGTAACATTATATTAGCTTCAAATTCAATTCATACTCTGTTTCTAGGTGAAATTCATTCATGATCAAACATCAGCAAATCCTAAATATAGAGGGTTTTTCCATGGAGTACGAGAGATCATCAGAACTCAAGGTAAAGATCTCAACGCATTGtttgtatattataataataactgTGTGATGTCATCTTATAGTTAACATGAAGTCAATAACACTGACTCTGTTCCTAATACACACATGCTTTATTGTGCACGATTCCAGTATCTACATTataatcaaaacaaatatttgtCAATAATTTCAGTTCTGTTTTTCAACTGTTATTTGCATTGTTTCTGTCTTCAACACACAACCATATGATCTGTGTCCACAGTAAGTGATGTTTTTCCTCTCTGTCTTTTAGGAATCAGAGGGACGTATCAGGGTATAACAGCAACTGTCCTCAAACAAGGATCCAATCAAGCCATTCGGTTCTTTGTCATGACGTCACTCAGGAACTGGTAcaaaggtgtgtgtgtgcgtgcgtgagtTTTCTGAGCAGTGCTGCCCTCTGCTGGTCACTGACATAAAGTCTTCATGCAACTGGATTGATGATTATCATATTTTCTAGGCGATAATCCCAACAAGTCCATCAACCCCATGCTGACCGGTTTGTTTGGTGCGGTTGCTGGAGCAGCAAGTGTGTTTGGGAACACACCTCTGGATGTTATCAAGACAAGAATGCAGgtatacaaaaaatacaaacatctgtgtgtgtttgtatttatatctCTAGTGACTGtagatttaaaatgtgttttgggTTTTTTCAGGGTTTGGAAGCTCATAAGTATAAAAACACTTGGGACTGTGCTGTTAAGATCATGAGACATGAAGGACCCACGGCGTAAGTCTTTTTCATTCAGATAACTGAGATGATGTATGTTTAAATGCTGAATAGTCAAAAAGCTGAAATGTTTTGATGAAGTGATATGAAACTGTATCTACCTGGATCTACTTCTTAACCGTGCAGTTATACAACATTCATCAAACCATCAGAATCAAACCTGTAAAAGTGTTGTGATATCAAACGTGTTATTGTTATTAAGTATAAAGTAAGATTTGATTGTGTGTTTTCGTCAGGTTCTACAAGGGCACGGTTCCACGTCTGGGCAGAGTTTGTCTGGATGTTGCTATTGTCTTTATCATCTATGAGGAGGTTGTGAAGGTTTTAAACAAAGTCTGGAAAACTGAGTAAAATCAGGATAATATCAGTAGAGATGATTTGAGACACGTTCAAGTTTGTATACTTCTGCACACACCTCACATCTGTGATAGGACTGAGTCTGCTGTTTACATTCAGTTTTTAAATATCattatacataataatattttacattttgcttacattttttaatgacatttaatCACAATCAACCTCAAAGTGGGCTAAAAGAATTTACTCATCACAATCACAATTATTGAAATAATATATGTGACCCtaaaccacaaaaccagtcataagggtcagtgttttttttttttactgagaTCATTTGatagctgaataaataagctttccttTGATGTATGGTTTATTAGGACAATAGGAAAATATTTCATTGAGAACtattttaaaatgcacaaaatctaaatattgagaaaatcacctttaaaattgtccaaatgaagtccttggCAACACATAACACtgatgaaaaatatatatatttttaatatatgtttagggtaggaaatttacaaaatatatttatagaacatgatctttatttaatattcattaagtattttttggcataaaataaatcgataattttgacccatacattgtgtttttggctattgctacaaatatacccgcgATACTCATTgctggttttgtggtcacaTATGATCTTTTACGTTACTGTAAACATCCCAAAAATGCCACAAATGGAAAAATTCTGATGTCATCTTAATTACATTTTCtcgtttttgcattttgattttGAGGTCAAATATGACCCATATTACTTAAACCTATTCAAGTTTACAATAACCATTTAAGTGTGCCAAATGTAACAGATGCACTGAAAACATTCTTAaccatacacacaaacacacaacacgtGTGCATTTACGTACACAAACGCAAGAAGAAAAAATATACAGTTAGAGTGttaacatattaaaatgtatttaatattagAATGAATGTTTTTAGACCAACATAAATAGAAATATCTGTGTATTGGTGATGTATGAATATTTAAAGTTATATATATTGACATATTTTACATATAGAGATAAATTTAACCTATAGATCATTCCATAATGatgaaatatattaatttagtattaatattttactgTACTGTAGTAATGCCAATATtcctttttttatacatttatttatatatatattaatattttttttattctgctacaCATGTGCCTTTATCCATTTAACccataattatttttttagaaacaTGAACTTGCATTTCTTATACATTACTGTTAGATTGGTCAATGCACTCAGGTctcatgtttgttttaaagcatCTTTATCATTATCTCGGACCTGCTGTATTTGTCCATGTGCAATATCAAGTTTATTGTCcataataaaaacatgaatGTAGCTGTTATCTGAAGATCTATACAGAATGAAATGTACTGTAACACAGTAAAAGTGATTCTGTGATAAGACAcagtttaatgtttaatgttatgTGTTTGAAGAAAATACCagagaaaatatttaaacactTTGTCTAAATGTCTGTGTATAATGAACAAAATATCAAAGTCTCACTAACTCAACTAACCACAGGTTTAGATCTGGTGTCTTTATTTTGATGACACCATAtctgttgtttaattttttaagcCTTGCCTTACACATGCTTTTCttgtttctttaaataaatgatggttTGATATTTTGTTTTATAGTTTAAAGACATCTCTACAAATTCTTTCAGGCTTTTCTATCTTGCACTGTTAGTGTCAAATAATCTCATGTTAGTGGATATTTTGACTGGTGACAGCTAGATGGCAGAGTCCAACACTGAAAACACTTCAGGAGGATGTTTTGTGTATGTAGATCTGTTTGTGTAAATCTGGAGTAAAAGTTCCTAATACTACATCTGCTAATAAAATGAGTTTATTTTTGAAACTGTTAAATGATCGTGTGCTGTTATTTTTGAATCAAAGTTTTAAGCAAACCTGAGATTTTTAATCTGACTGCTGTAAATCCACATACtgacattttatatatttgagaTACAGTAAAAGTGTTTCACAACCGCGTTCCTGGaggcacacaaacacattttacatATTTGCTTGATTCAATCCATTGGCTCATAATGAAATGTGTGTcagataaagaagtgattgaATGTGTAATTCTGGTGTTtgtccaggaacagggttgtgAAACAGACGTGATCTTAGTCACTAGAGATATTTTCTGCTCGAAGAGGGTTTGTTTGATCTACAATAACATCAGCGCTGGAGTTTATgagagtttattttattttctactTTTAGACTTTGTGCCTCTCtttcacagacacacaaactgTTGAGAGATTCCTCATCTCTTTATGTCCCTGTAACAAAAGCTCTTTGTTAAATGGAAGGGAatctctttgtctctctctgtcttcgGTCTTTCTATCCAAAACAAAGTGATaacaaaatatactgtaactgacaaacaaaccaacaaataatatttaaataaaatactacactgtaaaaaatgcttgtgaaatctacagtaattaactgtgttcatgcacagcaaataactgtaataaagttcacagtggattacagtgcattcagtgtgaaatcacagtagtgtttttaaactgtaaaaatcacagTAAAAAGGTATGTGCTGTAGAAAAtcacagtaaataaaatatccTGCAAAGATTCACAGTAACCAGCAATGTACTGTAGATACTCACAGTAACCAACATTGTActgtagagactcacagtaaccaacattgtactgtagagactcacagtaggggtgagcaggggcgaaagtacaatttttcagaaaacttaattttaaaagataaagtttTAGACAGATATTTTTTTGCTGTGATCAGTAACTCAAGTGTGGACTATGAATTCCAGGTGAAATTTTGGAAACAAAATGGCCTTAGACTCTGTCagcagggacgaaagtaacacataGGTGGCTCAAAAGCAgaacagaacaagatagatttttgtgttacacttgtttttagtaaataaacatgactatgatcttgtttatatgtattttcggttaaattttggtttcatcaaatgtttctaaagcaacctgacagtacaaacttgaattgttgaaaaaaaaaacatttttaacagtttgaacacaataaaattaaatcaaataaaaaaatatacattttcaacataatgcaacagtattggCAGTAGGAGAagagtaacaagtgttactttcatcccgacaggaactcctgacatttaaacccgattgagttttatttttaaaaactctgagaaatcaaacttcatgatgtgttacagctcattttacagtaaatgtatttaagtcCAGTCAACAACAATTTTTGTTAGCAACATGCTGATGTCTAATCTTATTCAGGATACTCAAAATAAACtgaagaaaattatttcttcaataatctttgttgggaattcctttttaaagtatatttattatattatatttgagtATTATGCTAGTAATGACaaattagatttattttctatttctttAAAGGAGAAAGTCACTATGATTATTGTTTTGTCTACAATATGGTACACACAACATTCCATTAAATATGCtaccacactgaaataaattgtagGTTACACTTAATACTTATACAACTATAAATAAGTTTTCAACTATGTGAACCAACTTTcactaatttgcaactatatctCAACTAACTGTCTAACTGTCCTTAGAGTATTAGTTGACAgttagggttagggaagaggttagggttagtggaataagttgacatgcacctgcaaagatacttatcacaatatcatcacaataaagtgtgaatagatattaagcagacagtctacttaTACGGTAAAGATTGGTAGGATaaatagttgcaaagttacttataattagtaaaatgtctaaagtggactatcgaaaaaaagtgttaccaaattgtATTGGCTGACTCGTCATGTTGCTTTGAGTATAATTGGTTAATATGACTGTCATTCAGTAAACTGGCCAATGACTGCTGTgtgagcactggtttagtttgaacaaactaagggtgcatcccaattcagggtctggatccttttaaggccgcggactttgaaggcaaggctcaatatttgaaggcagcagcctctaaacgccacggagtgaaatgaaatgagacggtctagcttACGGGGCATCACTTGCTTTTCCCGCCCACTACGCTTGtcactgggacacaaaagctgagacctatcagacttttaaaaataaatatggtggcagatttttttattttactttagaaaatatTCAAACAAATTAGCGTCGCACACCTGAAGTCAATAGATGGGTGATAGGATAAGACGACAAAAAGtctcaaaatatacaaagaacaattcccgcacactatctgcttgctgaaaaaatttatttaatgaaagttgcgttgcaacgtttcgatcaactgatcttcatcaggcaacATGAAGAGCAACATGATCTTCATCAgttgcctgatgaagatcagttgatcgaaacgtcgcaacgcaactttcattaaatacattgtttcagcaagcagatagtgtgcgggaattgttctttgtatactttagaaaatataacacattgatgcagattaaactatatccaacagtatgtaaaattcaccaaccttagaaatatacaaaagcaaaatgcaacacacaacattgcagcaataatattaatttacatcactaaaacatcatttataatagtaaaacagacacaaggacctttaattagcaaaatatacaattttagtaacgatttatcgtgcaaatgcgcgttttctcaattaatgaatttgcatgaattacggtgaaatgccgccacatccaaaagccagggggcgctctcgtgcagaaactaactttgtgccacagaagaagtaggctAGAATTGCAAACGctgctccaggaaatgtctacaataatatttatattgctgttcttcaaatagtttcaggtattttcatgataataaagaatattttgaatgattttgaatgattttgttttattttgaatgattatgATTTTTGATGCATAATCAGGCAGGTCTTTATAATGGGACAAGCTATAGCGTTACAGCCCTAACTCGGAATCAGTGGGGAAAAGGCCACAgtaatggtgcttttccattgcatagtaccccacggttta
This window encodes:
- the LOC135730406 gene encoding tricarboxylate transport protein B, mitochondrial isoform X2 is translated as MTGGFAGGIEICITFPTEYVKTKLQLDEKANPPRYRGITDCVSQTVRHHGVLGLYRGLSSLLYGSIPKSAVRFGVFEILSNQMKDQNGKLDSTRGLVCGLGAGVMEAVLVVCPMETIKVKFIHDQTSANPKYRGFFHGVREIIRTQGIRGTYQGITATVLKQGSNQAIRFFVMTSLRNWYKGDNPNKSINPMLTGLFGAVAGAASVFGNTPLDVIKTRMQGLEAHKYKNTWDCAVKIMRHEGPTAFYKGTVPRLGRVCLDVAIVFIIYEEVVKVLNKVWKTE
- the LOC135730406 gene encoding tricarboxylate transport protein B, mitochondrial isoform X1, which translates into the protein MTRERAAPAGKLTHPGKAILAGGFAGGIEICITFPTEYVKTKLQLDEKANPPRYRGITDCVSQTVRHHGVLGLYRGLSSLLYGSIPKSAVRFGVFEILSNQMKDQNGKLDSTRGLVCGLGAGVMEAVLVVCPMETIKVKFIHDQTSANPKYRGFFHGVREIIRTQGIRGTYQGITATVLKQGSNQAIRFFVMTSLRNWYKGDNPNKSINPMLTGLFGAVAGAASVFGNTPLDVIKTRMQGLEAHKYKNTWDCAVKIMRHEGPTAFYKGTVPRLGRVCLDVAIVFIIYEEVVKVLNKVWKTE